In the Streptomyces cinnamoneus genome, ATCCCGGGCCAGCAACCTCCTCAAGGCCGCCCGCGGCTACGGGCTGACGGCCAAGGGCATGCAGATGGACCTGGCCGCGCTCGCCGGCGTGCGCCCGCCGGCCGTCCTCTTCTGGGAGTTCAACCACTACGTCGTCTACGACGGCATGGGCCGCCGCTTCGGCCGCCGGGGCGTGTACGTCAACGACCCGGCCAAGGGCCGCCGGTTCGTCACCATGGAGGACTTCGACACCAGCTTCACCGGCGTCGTGCTCACCTTCGAACCCGGTGAGGACTTCCGCCGCACCGGCCGCCGGCCCGGCGTCATGGGCGCGATGCCGGCCCGCCTGCGCGGCACGTCGGGCACCATGCTCGCCGCCGTGCTCTCCAGCCTCCTGCTGGTGGCCGTCGGCGCGGCGGTGCCCGCGCTCAGCCGGACGTACATCGACATGTTCCTGATCGGCGGCCGGACGTCCCTGCTGGGCGTGCTCTTCGCGTCGATGGCCACCGCCCTGGTGCTCACCGCGACGCTCACCGCGCTGCAACAGGCCAACCTGCTGCGCGGGCGCATCATCTCCTCCACCCTCGGCAGCGCCCGTTTCCTGAGGCACCTGCTCAGGCTGCCGGTCACCTTCTTCTCCCAGCGCAACCCCGCCGACCTGGTCCAGCGCCTGCAGTCCAACGACGCGGTCGCCGAGACCCTGGCCAGGGACCTCGCCGCCGCCGGCGTGGACGCCGTGGTCGTGGTCCTCTACGCGGTGCTGCTGTGGACGTACGACCCCCAGCTGACGGTCGTCGGCATCGGCATCGCGCTGCTCAACGTGTTCGCCATGCGGATCGTGATCCATGTGCGGGCCACCGGCACCCAGAAGCTGCGCGCCGAGAGCGCCCGGCTCACCAACACCTCCTACAGCGGCCTGACGCTCATCGAGACGATGAAGGCCACCGGCGGCGAGAACGGCTTCTTCCGCCGCTGGGCCGGCCAGCACGCCGTCACGCTCGACGTCCAGCAGCGGCTCGGCGTGCCCAGCGCCTGGCTCGCGGTCGTCGCGCCCACCCTGGCCGCGCTCAACAGCGCGCTGATCCTGATGATCGGCGGGCTGCGGGCGGTGGAGGGCCACCTCTCGGTCGGTCTGCTCGTCGCCTTCCAGGCCCTGGTGGCCAGCTTCACCGCGCCCATCACGCGCCTCAACGGCGTGGCCGGGCGGATCCAGGACTTCGCCGCCGACGTCGCCCGCCTCAAGGACGTCGAGAACTTCCCCGTCGACCCCCTCTACGCGCGCCGCGAGCCCGCCGCCGGCACCCGCCGCCTGACCGGCCACGTCGAACTGGAGAACATCACCTTCGGCTACAGCCCGCTGGACGCCCCGCTGCTGAAGGACTTCTCCCTCTCCGTCGGCCCCGGGCAGCAGGTCGCCCTCGTCGGCGGCTCCGGCAGCGGCAAGTCCACCGTCTCCCGGCTGATATCCGGCCTCTACGCCCCCTGGGAGGGCACCATCCGCATCGACGGTATGCGCCTGGAGGACATCCCGCGCGGCGCGCTGGCCGCCTCCGTCTCCTTCGTCGACCAGGACGTCTTCCTCTTCGAGGGCACCGTCCGCGACAACATCGCCCTGTGGGACCCCTCCGTCCCGGACGAGGCCGTCGTCGCAGCCCTGGAGGACGCGGCCGTGTACGACGTGGTGGCCCGGCGCCCCGGCGGCATCCACAGCCGCGTCGAGCAGGACGGCCGCAACTTCTCCGGCGGCCAGCGCCAGCGCCTGGAGATCGCCCGGGCGCTCGTGCGCCGCCCCAGCGTCATGGTCCTCGACGAGGTGACCAGCGCCCTGGACGCGGCGACCGAGCAGGTCGTCATCGACAACCTGCGCCGCCGCGGCTGCGCCTGCGTGGTCATCGCCCACCGGCTGAGCACCGTGCGCGACAGCGACGAGATCGTCGTGCTCGACCGCGGCACGGTCGTCGAACGCGGACGGCACGAGCACCTGCTCGCCGTGCCCGGCGCGTACGCCGAACTGGTCAAGGAGCACTGAGGTGACGATCCCCCACCAGACCCACGTCGCCCTGGACCCCGTCGTCGCCGCCCTCGGCGGGCTCGGTTCGCCGGTCGACTGCGCGGGCCTGCGCAGCCTGTCGCTGGAAGGGCCGCTCGTGCTGTGGCTCGTCGTGGACGGCGAGCTGGACCTGTTCGCCGTCGACGCCGCGCAGGCGGGCCACTGGCACTTCCTCGGCCGGCTGGGGGCGGGCACCCTGCTGCTGGGCCCGGCCGAGGGCCCCGCGCACACCCTGCTCGGCCGACCCCTGCACGGCTGCCTGCTGCGCCGCATCGAACTGCGGGAGCTGTACCGCCCCGAGTACCCCGAGTACCCCGGCTACGGGGGCCAGGACAACGGGCCGTGGTACGACGGACAGTACGGCCACGCCGACGGGATGCTCAGCCCCCTGGAGAACGCCTTCGCGCTCGGCGTCGGCCGCGGCCTGCGCGTGCTCTACCAGGCGCCGCTGGAGAGCCGCGCCACGACCGGCCGCAGCGCGGCCGACGACGACGTCCTGTGGATGCAGATCACCCCGGGCAGCGTGCAGTACGGCGCCATCTACGAGAGCCACGAGGGATACGACACCGCCGGCACGCTCCTCGTCGACGCGACGATGTGGCAGGGCATGGTCGACCAGCAGCACCGGCTGCTGTACGCGCTGGACCGCTGGATCGAGCAGCTGGAGCGCGCCCACGAGGACCGCACGGCGGCCGGCATCGAGGCCGGCGAGGCGGCCCGCACCCAGGCGGACCGGGCGCTGCTGGCCTCCATCGGCCGCTCCCGCGGGGACTCCCGCCGGGGCGCGAGCGACGACGCGACCTTCGCCGCCTGCCGCCTCGTCGCCGAGGCGGCAGGCGTCACGCTGACCGAACCGGGCGGCGCCGGCGCCGCCGCCGACGGGACGGACCCCGTCGAACGCGTCGCGCTCGCCTCACGGATCCGCACCCGCGCCGTCAAGCTGGACGGCCGCTGGTGGCGGGAGGACAGCGGGCCCCTGGTGGGCCGGCGCGCGGAGGACGGCGCACCGGTGGCGCTGCTGTGGCGGCGCGGCGGCTACGAGGCCGTCGACCCGGCCGCCGGCACGCGGGAGCGCGTGCGCGGGGACAACGAGGCCGCCTACGAACCGCGCGCCGTGATGTTCTACCGCCCGCTGCCCGACGTCCGGCTGAGCCCCTTGCGTCTGCTGCGCTTCGCCACGCGCGGCACCGGCGGGGAACTGCGCGGCCTCGTCCTGGGAGGGCTGGTCGCGGTCCTCCTGGGCGCCTTCGTGCCCATCGCCACGGGCAAGGTGCTCGGCGCGTACGTGCCCGAGGCCGAGAACGGCCTCATCGTGCAGACCGGGCTCGCGCTCGTCGCGACCAGCGTCGTCTCGGCCGCCTTCATGCTGCTGCAGAACATCTCCATCCTCCGCCTGGAGGGCCGCGTCGAGGCCACCTTGCAGCCGGCCGTGTGGGACCGGCTGCTGAGACTGCCGACGACGTTCTTCGCCGGCCGCTCCACCGGGGAACTGGCGAGCGCGGCCATGGGCGTCAGCGCGATCCGCCGCGTGCTGTCCGGCATCGGCTCGGTGTCCGTGCAGGCCGGCACCGTCGGCACGATGAACCTCGTGCTGCTGCTCGTCTACAGCGTGCCGCTGGCACTGGTGGCGGTCGCCATGCTGCTCCTCGTCGCCGTGGTCTTCCTCGGCCTCGGACTGTGGCAGCTGCGCTACCAGCGGCAGCTGATCAGGCTCGGCAACAAGCTCAACAACCAGGCGTTCCAGACCCTGCGGGGACTGCCCAAACTGCGCGTCGCCGCGGCCGAGAGCTTCGCCTACGCCGCCTGGGCCCGGGAGTTCGCCCGCACCCGCGAACTCCAGCAGCGCATCGGCCGGATCAAGAACGTCGTCACGGTGCTCAACGCGGTCTATCTGCCGCTGTGCACGCTGGTGATGTTCGTGCTGCTGGCCGGCCCGGCCCGGGGCAGCATGTCCGCCGGCGACTTCCTCACCTTCAGCACCGCCGTGACGATGCTGCTGTCCTCGGTCACCCAGCTGACCGGCGCGCTCCTGTCGGCCGCCGCCGTGCAGCCGATGTTCGAGCAGATCGAGCCCATCCTCAGGGAGGTCCCGGAGGTACGCGGCTCCAGCACCCGGCCGGGCCTGCTCACCGGCGCCGTCGAGGCGAAGAACCTGTCCTACCGGTACACCGACGACGGCCCGCTGGTGCTCGACGACGTGTCCTTCCAGGTGCGGCCGGGGGAGTTCGTGGCGATCGTCGGCGCGAGCGGCTGCGGCAAGTCGACCCTGCTGCGGCTGCTCATCGGCTTCGACAAGCCCCTCTCGGGCAGTGTGCTCTACGACGGCCAGGACCTGGCGGCGCTCGACCAGGCCGCCGTGCGCCGCCAGTGCGGCGTCGTCCTGCAGAACGCCCAGCCGTTCTCCGGCTCCATCCTGGAGTGCGTCTGCGGTGCGGAGACGTACCCGCTGGAGGAGGTCGCCGAGGCCGTGGCGATGGCGGGCCTGGCCGAGGACGTCAAGGCCATGCCCATGGGCCTGCACACCATGCTCTCCGACGGCGGCGGCACCGTCTCGGGCGGTCAGCGCCAGCGGCTGATGATCGCGCAGGCCCTCATCCGCAAGCCGCGCGTCCTCTTCCTGGACGAGGCCACCAGCGCGCTGGACAACGAGGCCCAGCGCGTGGTCATCGAGTCGACCCGCGCCCTGCGCGCCACCCGTGTCGTGATCGCCCACCGGCTGTCCACGGTCATGGACGCGGACCGGGTGATCGTCATGTCGGAGGGACGGGTCGTCCAGCAGGGCCCGCCGGCCGCACTGCTCGCCGACACCGGGGGGCTCTTCCACGAGCTGGTCCGCCGTCAGATCACCTGAGGGCGGCCGCTTCCCGGCGGCGCGCGGACTGTGCGCCGCCGGACGGCCTCCGGCGCCTGCCAGCGCGGACTCAGTACGGACTCGGTGCGGAGCCAGCGCGGAGTCGGTGCGGACTCAGTACGGGTGCCGGTCCGGCTTGCTCGTCCAGGCGTCGTAGGCGTGGGCGCCGATTTCGGGGTGGAGCTGCTCGATCTTGATCCTTCGCTCGCTCAGCGGTTTCGTGAAGTCCTCGTACTGGTAGGCGTCGTCGAAGCCGATCCGGCGGGTGTCGTCCAGGTCGCAGCTGAAGTAGACCTCGTCTATCCGCGCCCAGTAGATGGCGCTCATGCACATGGGGCACGGGGCGCCGCTGATGTAGATGGAGCAGCCCTGGAGCATCCGGGCCCGCTCGGGGACCGGATCCGGCGACCCCTCGGGACGGGGCACGTAGGCGAGGGTGCTCTCGTTCTGGTGCTCTTCGGAGATCGACGGAGCTTCGGGGTTGAGATGTGCCACGGCCTTGCGGATGGTCTCGACTTCGGCGTGGGCCGTGGGGTCCCCGGTCAGAAGGACGCGGTTCTGCCCGCGCGCGATGATCTCGCCGTCCCGGACGATTACCGCACCGAAGGGGCCGCCCCAGCCCTTCTCCACCGACTCGGTCGCGAGCCGTACCGCTTCGGTGATGAGTTCCTTGTGTTCCATCACGCGCCCTCCGATCGGCATGGCCGCCGGCGTGGGTGTCCTCTTGAGGAACGAAATCGTGGAACGGGTGAACAAACCCCTCGCGGGTAGACCAACCCCTGAGGCAACCAATCCTCGACGTCGACAACCCCTCGGCCGAACGCCCGATTTGCTCGAAAAGTCCTACACGAACTACGCTACCTGCTGTGAGTCCCCGTGCAAGCCGTGACGCCGGGGCTGACAACGCCACCGTGGTGATCTCGCAGAAGGTGCGCGCAGGCCGGGTCGGCGACTATCAGCGCTGGCAGGACAGGGCGAACGAGGCGGCCCGCGAATTCGAGGGGTTCGAGGGCGCCGAGGCGTACCCGCCCGAAGGCGGCGACGAGAACGTATGGGTGGCCGTCTTCCGGTTCTCCGGGATCGACCACCTGACCGCCTGGCTCGACTCGCCCCGGCGACGGGAACTGCTCGCCGAAGGCCAGGACCTGTTCGAGGGGCCTCCGACACAGGAGGTGCTCCACGGCGGCGCCCCCGCCGAGCAGGAGCCGGAAGCCGTCACGGCCGTCATCTCCCACGTGGTGGAGCCCGGACGGGAACAGGGGTTCCTGCGCTGGCAGGCGAAGGCCCTCAAGGCGCAGGAGAAGGCGCCCGGATTCATGGGGTCCGAGTTGTTCAGACCGGTCCAGGGAGTCCAGGAGCGCTGGGTCGCCGTGTTCCGGTTCGACTCCCGCGAGCACCTCGACGACTGGCTCGCGTCCGACGTCCGCCAGGAGCTGCTGGAGGAGGGGCGTCACTACTTCGCCTCCTACGACGTGCACAAGGTCGGTTCGGCGTTCAGCGGGTGGTTCCGCTTCGAGGGAGGCGCACGGGGCGGTGCCCCGCCCAACTGGAAGCAGGCCATGTCCGTGCTCCTGGCCCTCTATCCCACCGTGATGGTCCTGAACCTGACCGTGGGATACGAGCTGGACGAGCTCGGCGTCCCCGGCTACGTCGGTCTGTTCGTCGGCAACGTGCTGAGCGTCAGCGCGCTGACCTGGTTGCTGATGCCCCTGGTGAACAGAGCGCTCGCCTTCTGGCTGGTGCCGGGGCGCGCCCCGGCCCGCGTGCACGTGGCGGGCGCGGCGTTGGTGGTGCTCGCCTACCTGCTGTTCGTCGTGATCTTCGGGCTGATCAGCTGATGTCCGCGGGAGAGGGGTTCGAGGGGGTCCTGATCCGGCACGGCGACCGGGACTACGACCGCGCCAGGGCGGACGCGGTGTGGAACGGGCGCAAGCCGCAACGGTTCCCCGACGCCGTCGTGCGGGCCGCCTCCGAAGAGGACGTCCCGAGGGCCCTGTCCTACGCCCGCTCCCACGGGCTGCGCGTGTCGGTGCGCTCCGGCGGTCACAACTGGTCCGGCTCCCCGCTCCGGGACGGGGGCCTGCTGCTCGACCTGTCAGGGCTCGCGCGGTGCGAGGTCGACCCCGTGCCGGCGACGGCCACGGTCGGGCCCGCGGCCACCGGTCAGGACCTGGTCGCGGCGCTCGCCCCGCACGGACTGGCCTTCCCCGTGGGCCACTGCCCCACCGTCGCGGTGGGCGGATTCCTGCTGAGCGGCGGGCTCGGCTGGAACTCCCGTGCGTGGGGCGCGGCGTGCGCCGACGTCCAGGAGATCCAGGCCGTCACCGCGGACGGCCGGACGGTGATCTGCTCGGAGACGGAGAACAGCGACCTCTTCTGGGCCGCCCGGGGCGCGGGGCCGGGCTTCTTCGCCGTCACCACGCGCTTCCGGCTCGGCCTCCACCCCCAGCCGGCGGCCATCGTGACCACGAGCCTGACGTTCCCGGTGTCCGAGGTCGGCCGCGTGGCCGCATGGGGGGAGCGGACCGCGCGCGAACTCCCGCCGTACGTCGAGACGGCCCTCGTCCTGCGCGCCTCCGGAGACCCCGCCGCGACACCTCCGGCGGGGCCGCAGATCATGATCGGCGCCACCTCGTTCGCGGCGTCGCGGGAGGAGGCGCTCGCCTCGCTCGCCCCGGTGGACGCCTGCCCCTTCGCCGCGAGCGCCGAGTCCCGGCAGGCGCCCGAGCCGACGTCGTTCGCGGCCCTGCACGCGGGCGCAGGTTCCCTGTGGCCGCCCGGCCGCCGGTACGCGGCCGACACGCTGTGGTCGGCCGAGACCTACGAGACCCAGCTGACCCGGGCGGCCGACGCGGTCGCCCACGCCCCGTCCCCCAGGTCCCTCGTGCTCGCCCCGGTGCAACCGGTGTCCGAGGAGCCGGCCCTGCTGCGGAACATGGCCTTCTCGCCGCTCGGCCGGTCCTACTGCGTCTCCTACGCGATCTGGGACGACCCGGGCGCCGACGGGGCCAACGACCGCTGGCTGCGGGGCGTGGCGGCGGCGACGGACCCGTCGGGGCACGGCGGCCGGTACGTGGCCGAGGCCGACCTGGAAGCCGACGCCGCCCGAGCCCGGCGCGCGTACGCCCCCGCCGACTGGGACCGCCTGCAGGAGCTCAAGGCACGGTGGGACCCGGAGAACGTGTTCCACCCCTACCTGGCACCATGACGTGCCGCGCGCGCCGGCGTGCACCGGCAGCCCGGGGGACGGCGGTCATGCCCGCCGCCCCGAATCCGTGGGGAGCAGGTAGTTGGGTCCGTCGACGTAGTACTTGTTGATGTCCACGGCCCCCGAGCGGTCCTTGCTGAACAGCGTTCCGGCGGTGACCATCGCCTTGATCGGCAACCGGGGCGCCTTGAGCACCCGGGCGCGCAGCACCGCGGCCGGTTCCGCGGGAAGCCGGTCGACGGCTTCGGTGAGGCGGTCCCGGACGAGCCCCAGCCAGGTGTCCAACGGGCCCCGGCCGCGTTCGGCCAGTTCGAAGGCAAGGGCAGCCGCACACAGATGAACGGGCACGGTCGTGAACAGGTCGGCCAGCGGGCCGTCGTCGGTGACGAGGACCCGGGGGTCGGCGAAGCCCAGCAGACCCGCGGCTGCCGCCCCGCCGATCCGTGCGGCAAGGCGCGCAGGGTGCACGCGTGGCCCGTCGTTGTCCTTGAGCAGCAGCCGCATCCGGGGGAGGCCGCCGTGGCCGTCGAGGACGATCGAGGTGTTCTGCTGGTGCGATTCCAGCGCGACGCCATAGGAGAAGAGGGTGGTGTGCCAGTCCAGCAGGCGGACGGTATGAGGAGCAGACCATGCACGACGCCGAGACCGGCAAGCCGCTTCACCGCGCAGGTCGCCGCTCTGGACGCCTTCGACGAGGTCCTGGCGGACCTCGCATGGCCCTGCGCGTGCGGCTCCGCCGCGGTGACCTGCTGCTGGTGGACAACATGGCCATCCTGCACGGCAGGACTTCGTTCGCCGACCCACCCCCACCGCACGCCGGCCGCTGCCTGGCGCGGGTGTGGGCCGACTGATCCGTTCTTCCCTCTGCCCGTGGCCGTTTCGTGGACCGTGGCCCGTTAGCCTCCAGCCATGGTTGGTAGAGGGATGCACGGTGCTGCTGTTGGGCAGATGTGGTTCGAGCCGACGGTCGAGTTTCGGGCCCAGATGAAGCACGGCTGCGGAGACGACAGATGGTTCTGGAGATCGGCGGAGTTGATAGTGCCGCCGCTCCGTGAACCCCTTGGGTCGCAGGGGGAACTCCGTGCGGCAGTTCGCGTCTACGGCCGGTTGGCTGCATCGATCTTGGAAATCAGAAAGCAGGTCTTGCGCGCTCGGGTAACAGGTCATTGGCTGCCGGACGGTGGCACTGCCGTAGCGCACTACGAGTGGCGACGCTCTGGGGAGACGGGCCGACTGATACCTGCGGAGGAACCAGTCGTCCTGTGGATCGGCTGAACTCTGAGACCTGGGGTGACCGCTGTTCACCGCCCTGAAGGGGACGGTTGGGGCACGCACC is a window encoding:
- a CDS encoding antibiotic biosynthesis monooxygenase, whose translation is MSPRASRDAGADNATVVISQKVRAGRVGDYQRWQDRANEAAREFEGFEGAEAYPPEGGDENVWVAVFRFSGIDHLTAWLDSPRRRELLAEGQDLFEGPPTQEVLHGGAPAEQEPEAVTAVISHVVEPGREQGFLRWQAKALKAQEKAPGFMGSELFRPVQGVQERWVAVFRFDSREHLDDWLASDVRQELLEEGRHYFASYDVHKVGSAFSGWFRFEGGARGGAPPNWKQAMSVLLALYPTVMVLNLTVGYELDELGVPGYVGLFVGNVLSVSALTWLLMPLVNRALAFWLVPGRAPARVHVAGAALVVLAYLLFVVIFGLIS
- a CDS encoding FAD-binding oxidoreductase; the encoded protein is MSAGEGFEGVLIRHGDRDYDRARADAVWNGRKPQRFPDAVVRAASEEDVPRALSYARSHGLRVSVRSGGHNWSGSPLRDGGLLLDLSGLARCEVDPVPATATVGPAATGQDLVAALAPHGLAFPVGHCPTVAVGGFLLSGGLGWNSRAWGAACADVQEIQAVTADGRTVICSETENSDLFWAARGAGPGFFAVTTRFRLGLHPQPAAIVTTSLTFPVSEVGRVAAWGERTARELPPYVETALVLRASGDPAATPPAGPQIMIGATSFAASREEALASLAPVDACPFAASAESRQAPEPTSFAALHAGAGSLWPPGRRYAADTLWSAETYETQLTRAADAVAHAPSPRSLVLAPVQPVSEEPALLRNMAFSPLGRSYCVSYAIWDDPGADGANDRWLRGVAAATDPSGHGGRYVAEADLEADAARARRAYAPADWDRLQELKARWDPENVFHPYLAP
- a CDS encoding TauD/TfdA family dioxygenase; this translates as MALRVRLRRGDLLLVDNMAILHGRTSFADPPPPHAGRCLARVWAD
- a CDS encoding NHLP family bacteriocin export ABC transporter peptidase/permease/ATPase subunit, whose protein sequence is MTAPQPPAPAGRRRHRPEPKGGARRRSTPPTRGRTPRTVRTPSVLQMEAVECGAAALAMVLGHYGRFVPLEELRIACGVSRDGSRASNLLKAARGYGLTAKGMQMDLAALAGVRPPAVLFWEFNHYVVYDGMGRRFGRRGVYVNDPAKGRRFVTMEDFDTSFTGVVLTFEPGEDFRRTGRRPGVMGAMPARLRGTSGTMLAAVLSSLLLVAVGAAVPALSRTYIDMFLIGGRTSLLGVLFASMATALVLTATLTALQQANLLRGRIISSTLGSARFLRHLLRLPVTFFSQRNPADLVQRLQSNDAVAETLARDLAAAGVDAVVVVLYAVLLWTYDPQLTVVGIGIALLNVFAMRIVIHVRATGTQKLRAESARLTNTSYSGLTLIETMKATGGENGFFRRWAGQHAVTLDVQQRLGVPSAWLAVVAPTLAALNSALILMIGGLRAVEGHLSVGLLVAFQALVASFTAPITRLNGVAGRIQDFAADVARLKDVENFPVDPLYARREPAAGTRRLTGHVELENITFGYSPLDAPLLKDFSLSVGPGQQVALVGGSGSGKSTVSRLISGLYAPWEGTIRIDGMRLEDIPRGALAASVSFVDQDVFLFEGTVRDNIALWDPSVPDEAVVAALEDAAVYDVVARRPGGIHSRVEQDGRNFSGGQRQRLEIARALVRRPSVMVLDEVTSALDAATEQVVIDNLRRRGCACVVIAHRLSTVRDSDEIVVLDRGTVVERGRHEHLLAVPGAYAELVKEH
- a CDS encoding NHLP bacteriocin export ABC transporter permease/ATPase subunit: MTIPHQTHVALDPVVAALGGLGSPVDCAGLRSLSLEGPLVLWLVVDGELDLFAVDAAQAGHWHFLGRLGAGTLLLGPAEGPAHTLLGRPLHGCLLRRIELRELYRPEYPEYPGYGGQDNGPWYDGQYGHADGMLSPLENAFALGVGRGLRVLYQAPLESRATTGRSAADDDVLWMQITPGSVQYGAIYESHEGYDTAGTLLVDATMWQGMVDQQHRLLYALDRWIEQLERAHEDRTAAGIEAGEAARTQADRALLASIGRSRGDSRRGASDDATFAACRLVAEAAGVTLTEPGGAGAAADGTDPVERVALASRIRTRAVKLDGRWWREDSGPLVGRRAEDGAPVALLWRRGGYEAVDPAAGTRERVRGDNEAAYEPRAVMFYRPLPDVRLSPLRLLRFATRGTGGELRGLVLGGLVAVLLGAFVPIATGKVLGAYVPEAENGLIVQTGLALVATSVVSAAFMLLQNISILRLEGRVEATLQPAVWDRLLRLPTTFFAGRSTGELASAAMGVSAIRRVLSGIGSVSVQAGTVGTMNLVLLLVYSVPLALVAVAMLLLVAVVFLGLGLWQLRYQRQLIRLGNKLNNQAFQTLRGLPKLRVAAAESFAYAAWAREFARTRELQQRIGRIKNVVTVLNAVYLPLCTLVMFVLLAGPARGSMSAGDFLTFSTAVTMLLSSVTQLTGALLSAAAVQPMFEQIEPILREVPEVRGSSTRPGLLTGAVEAKNLSYRYTDDGPLVLDDVSFQVRPGEFVAIVGASGCGKSTLLRLLIGFDKPLSGSVLYDGQDLAALDQAAVRRQCGVVLQNAQPFSGSILECVCGAETYPLEEVAEAVAMAGLAEDVKAMPMGLHTMLSDGGGTVSGGQRQRLMIAQALIRKPRVLFLDEATSALDNEAQRVVIESTRALRATRVVIAHRLSTVMDADRVIVMSEGRVVQQGPPAALLADTGGLFHELVRRQIT
- a CDS encoding nucleoside deaminase, with protein sequence MEHKELITEAVRLATESVEKGWGGPFGAVIVRDGEIIARGQNRVLLTGDPTAHAEVETIRKAVAHLNPEAPSISEEHQNESTLAYVPRPEGSPDPVPERARMLQGCSIYISGAPCPMCMSAIYWARIDEVYFSCDLDDTRRIGFDDAYQYEDFTKPLSERRIKIEQLHPEIGAHAYDAWTSKPDRHPY